A single genomic interval of Jatrophihabitans endophyticus harbors:
- a CDS encoding enoyl-CoA hydratase/isomerase family protein, translating into MTTTTEPAAEPTVALDTPAPGVTRLTLNRPGSLNALNVDLVADLTAALDTVECDETCRVVVLTGAGRGFCAGLDLKGYGDDDLIAEQGELRRTLRRQVEIADISRRLHHLRQPVIAAVNGPAAGGGLAFALASDVRIAARSAFFVAAFLQAGYSACDLGTSWLLPRIVGTGRAHELLLTARKVDADEALRLGLVTDVVDDAHLLDTALRTAALITRHPPLSVELTKQGMWAAVENPGFDAAVEYENRQQVVTAFTEDQKEATRAFVERRQPRYRNR; encoded by the coding sequence ATGACCACGACTACGGAGCCCGCCGCCGAGCCCACCGTCGCACTCGACACGCCCGCACCCGGGGTCACCCGGCTGACGCTGAACCGGCCCGGCTCGCTCAACGCGCTGAACGTGGACCTCGTCGCCGACCTGACCGCAGCCCTCGACACGGTCGAGTGCGACGAGACGTGCCGGGTCGTCGTGCTGACCGGCGCGGGACGCGGGTTCTGCGCCGGCCTCGACCTCAAGGGCTACGGCGACGACGACCTGATCGCCGAGCAGGGCGAGCTGCGGCGGACGCTCCGCCGGCAGGTGGAGATCGCCGACATCAGCCGCCGGCTGCACCACCTGCGGCAGCCGGTGATCGCGGCCGTCAACGGCCCCGCCGCCGGGGGCGGGCTCGCCTTCGCGCTGGCCAGCGACGTCCGCATCGCCGCGCGCAGCGCGTTCTTCGTCGCCGCGTTCCTGCAGGCGGGGTACTCCGCGTGCGACCTCGGCACCTCGTGGCTGCTGCCGCGCATCGTGGGCACCGGTCGGGCGCACGAGCTGCTGCTGACCGCCCGCAAGGTCGACGCCGACGAGGCGCTGCGGCTCGGGCTCGTCACCGACGTCGTGGACGACGCCCATCTCCTCGACACCGCGCTGCGCACGGCCGCGCTGATCACCCGCCACCCGCCGCTGTCGGTCGAGCTGACCAAGCAGGGGATGTGGGCGGCGGTCGAGAACCCCGGCTTCGACGCCGCCGTGGAGTACGAGAACCGGCAACAGGTGGTCACGGCCTTCACCGAGGACCAGAAGGAGGCGACCCGCGCCTTCGTGGAGCGCCGGCAGCCTCGCTACCGCAACCGATGA
- a CDS encoding TetR/AcrR family transcriptional regulator: MSTPPTAPSPELTAILSAALDLFYESGYHGTSVRDIARRVGLTVPALYYHHENKEALLYALLDTSITEVIARCRAALECAGPAPADRFLQLIECIVLYIASNEKLAAMDAEIRSLGPQNRRRYGAKRRQVEVMLVTCIEDGVASGDFDVTSPAETARALLGMTQAVATWFRPGGRMSARTVARHYVDIAAHTVGAAPGRIAALRCR, encoded by the coding sequence GTGAGCACACCGCCGACCGCGCCGTCGCCGGAGCTGACCGCCATCCTGTCCGCGGCCCTCGACCTGTTCTACGAGTCCGGCTACCACGGCACCAGCGTGCGCGACATCGCCCGTCGCGTCGGGCTCACCGTGCCTGCGCTGTACTACCACCACGAGAACAAGGAAGCGCTCCTCTACGCACTGCTCGACACGTCGATCACCGAGGTCATCGCGCGTTGCCGGGCGGCGCTCGAGTGCGCCGGCCCGGCGCCCGCCGATCGCTTCCTGCAGCTGATCGAGTGCATCGTCCTCTACATCGCGTCCAACGAGAAGCTGGCCGCCATGGACGCTGAGATCCGCAGCCTCGGCCCGCAGAACCGCCGGCGCTACGGCGCCAAGCGCCGCCAGGTCGAGGTCATGCTCGTCACCTGCATCGAGGACGGCGTCGCATCGGGCGACTTCGACGTCACCTCGCCGGCCGAGACGGCCCGGGCGCTGCTCGGCATGACCCAGGCGGTCGCCACCTGGTTCCGCCCCGGCGGCCGCATGTCGGCCCGCACCGTCGCGCGGCACTACGTCGACATCGCCGCCCACACCGTCGGCGCCGCCCCGGGCCGCATCGCCGCGCTGCGATGTCGCTGA
- a CDS encoding zinc-dependent alcohol dehydrogenase: protein MTLEDAAEPVPDPGRTQRVRIVSAGICGSDLGFIAQGGVPVVPGHEMAGLTDDGRPVAVQPNAACSDCPLCASGRANLCPSSMANFSGMAGVDGGFADYVLARPEQLHELPASLPVELGALVEPAAVARHALVRLAAPAGAEVLVVGAGTIGLLAAAMLTPTHSVSLATRHPHQRAAAEALGVRAVDPDDAFAADAVLDSAGGQSSLELAIDAARPGAGIVTLGAATWQPKLTETILYKELDLRLSLIYTGDDFRDALTFLAGRPDIAPTLVTHHFALADAEHAFAAAGARSGQRSIKVLMHP, encoded by the coding sequence GTGACGCTCGAGGACGCGGCCGAGCCGGTGCCCGACCCGGGGCGGACCCAACGGGTGCGCATCGTCTCGGCCGGCATCTGCGGCAGCGATCTCGGCTTCATCGCCCAGGGCGGCGTCCCGGTCGTCCCCGGGCACGAGATGGCCGGGCTCACCGACGACGGCCGACCCGTGGCGGTGCAGCCGAACGCCGCGTGCAGTGACTGCCCACTCTGCGCGTCGGGGCGGGCCAACCTGTGCCCGAGCTCCATGGCGAACTTCTCCGGCATGGCCGGGGTCGACGGCGGCTTCGCCGACTACGTGCTCGCGCGTCCCGAGCAGCTGCACGAGCTGCCCGCCTCCTTGCCGGTCGAGCTCGGCGCCCTCGTCGAGCCGGCCGCGGTCGCGCGGCACGCCCTCGTGCGCCTCGCCGCGCCGGCCGGCGCCGAGGTGCTGGTCGTCGGGGCAGGCACGATCGGCCTGCTCGCCGCCGCCATGCTGACGCCGACCCACTCGGTCTCGCTCGCGACCCGGCACCCGCACCAGCGCGCGGCGGCCGAGGCGCTGGGCGTGCGCGCCGTGGACCCCGACGACGCCTTCGCCGCCGACGCCGTGCTCGACTCGGCCGGTGGGCAGTCCTCGCTCGAGCTCGCCATCGACGCCGCCCGTCCCGGTGCCGGCATCGTCACGCTCGGCGCGGCGACCTGGCAGCCGAAGCTGACGGAGACGATCCTCTACAAGGAGCTCGACCTGCGGCTCTCACTCATCTACACCGGCGACGACTTCCGCGACGCGCTCACGTTCCTCGCCGGGCGTCCCGACATCGCGCCCACGCTCGTCACGCACCACTTCGCGCTCGCCGACGCCGAACACGCCTTCGCCGCCGCCGGCGCCCGCAGCGGCCAGCGCAGCATCAAGGTGCTGATGCACCCGTAG
- a CDS encoding SDR family oxidoreductase, whose amino-acid sequence MTPPLTSLVNERLLAGRTAFVTGGGSGVNLAIATAFATLGADVSICGRSEERLLGAAAGLRELGARVVTSVADVRDRAAVQAAFDRTADELAPCDIVVCGAAGNFLAPAESLSSNGFRAVVDIDLLGSFHAAHAAFEQLRQTRGSLLFVSGGQSLMPFELQAHVGAAKAGVDSLMRSLALEWGRHGIRVNSIVPGPVAGTEGMARLADHTGEDLWNDMVPLGRFATAEEIAQLAVVLVSPLASYVSGAQVVVDGGMALTGTGRFNQAVRAAFTASGNGA is encoded by the coding sequence ATGACGCCGCCCCTGACGAGCCTGGTGAACGAGCGACTGCTGGCCGGGCGCACCGCGTTCGTCACCGGCGGCGGCAGCGGGGTCAACCTGGCGATCGCCACCGCCTTCGCCACCCTGGGCGCGGACGTGTCGATCTGCGGGCGGTCCGAGGAGCGGCTGCTCGGTGCCGCGGCCGGGCTGCGCGAACTCGGTGCCCGCGTCGTCACCTCGGTCGCCGACGTCCGGGACCGCGCCGCGGTGCAGGCCGCGTTCGACCGGACGGCCGACGAGCTCGCGCCGTGCGACATCGTGGTGTGCGGCGCCGCCGGCAACTTCCTCGCGCCGGCGGAATCGCTGTCCAGCAACGGTTTCCGCGCGGTCGTCGACATCGACCTGCTCGGCTCGTTCCACGCCGCGCACGCGGCGTTCGAGCAGTTGCGACAGACTCGTGGCTCGCTGCTCTTCGTCTCCGGCGGCCAATCGCTGATGCCCTTCGAGCTGCAGGCCCACGTCGGCGCAGCCAAGGCCGGTGTCGACAGCCTGATGCGCAGCCTCGCGCTGGAGTGGGGCCGGCACGGCATCCGCGTCAACTCGATCGTCCCCGGCCCGGTCGCCGGCACGGAGGGCATGGCGCGTCTGGCCGACCACACGGGCGAGGATCTGTGGAACGACATGGTGCCGCTCGGCCGCTTCGCGACCGCCGAGGAGATCGCGCAGCTGGCGGTGGTGCTGGTGTCGCCGCTGGCGTCCTACGTCTCCGGCGCCCAGGTCGTCGTCGACGGCGGGATGGCGCTGACCGGCACGGGCCGCTTCAACCAGGCGGTGCGCGCGGCGTTCACCGCGTCCGGGAACGGAGCGTGA
- a CDS encoding heme-degrading domain-containing protein — protein sequence MTDSGSPTIAELEEQQRHLQFDRFDNLDAWRLGCTLVELATTRTQAVTIDIRRHGQQLFHAALPGTTPENDAWIERKIRVVNRFAASSLLVGLRLAESGRKLDQELGIDPALYAAHGGCVPVTIRDVGVVGTVTVSGLPQVQDHALVVEGMEGLMRDHATRDTPTGASAP from the coding sequence GTGACCGACAGTGGCTCGCCCACGATCGCCGAGCTCGAGGAGCAGCAGCGGCACCTGCAGTTCGACCGCTTCGACAACCTCGACGCCTGGCGGCTGGGATGCACGCTGGTCGAGCTGGCGACGACGCGGACCCAGGCCGTCACGATCGACATCCGCCGCCACGGGCAGCAGCTGTTCCACGCGGCACTGCCGGGGACGACGCCCGAGAACGACGCGTGGATCGAGCGCAAGATCCGGGTGGTGAACCGCTTCGCGGCGTCCTCGCTGCTGGTAGGGCTGCGGCTGGCCGAGTCGGGCCGGAAGCTCGATCAAGAGCTCGGGATCGACCCGGCGCTGTACGCGGCGCACGGCGGGTGCGTGCCGGTGACCATCCGCGATGTCGGAGTCGTCGGCACCGTGACCGTGTCGGGACTGCCGCAGGTGCAGGATCACGCCCTGGTGGTCGAAGGCATGGAAGGACTCATGCGCGATCACGCCACCCGGGACACCCCTACGGGTGCATCAGCACCTTGA
- a CDS encoding thiolase family protein, with the protein MRDAVIVDIVRTASGRGKQGGALSGVHPVDLLAETLRALVVRTGIDPGLVDDVIVGCVSQVGQQSVNVGRHAVLAAGFPESVPATTIDRQCGSSQQAVHFAAQGIAAGAYDVAIACGVESMSRVPMFSNTQGQDYLGAGVAARYPDGLVPQGVSAELIAQRWKFDREALDEYSATSHARAAAAAGAGQFADEIVPVTTGSARHEVDETVRPTTTVEGLAGLRSSFRSDEYVQRFPELEWHITPGNSSPLSDGASAALVVAADVAERLGLRPRARVHATAVCGDDPVLMLMGVVPATRKALDRAGLQLDDIDAYEVNEAFAPVPLAWAREVGADPARLNPRGGAIALGHPLGASGTRLMATLLNHLEQTGGRYGLQTMCEGGGMANATIVERL; encoded by the coding sequence ATGCGTGACGCGGTGATCGTCGACATCGTCCGGACGGCCTCCGGGCGCGGCAAGCAGGGGGGCGCGCTGTCGGGCGTCCACCCCGTCGACCTGCTGGCCGAGACCCTGCGCGCGTTGGTCGTGCGCACCGGCATCGACCCGGGTCTGGTGGACGACGTCATCGTCGGCTGCGTGTCGCAGGTCGGTCAGCAGTCGGTCAACGTCGGGCGGCACGCCGTGCTCGCCGCCGGCTTCCCCGAGAGCGTGCCCGCCACCACCATCGACCGGCAGTGCGGGTCCAGCCAGCAGGCCGTGCACTTCGCGGCGCAGGGCATCGCGGCCGGTGCGTACGACGTCGCGATCGCCTGCGGCGTCGAGTCGATGTCGCGGGTGCCGATGTTCTCCAACACGCAGGGCCAGGACTACCTGGGTGCCGGCGTCGCCGCCCGCTACCCGGACGGCCTGGTGCCGCAGGGCGTCTCCGCCGAGCTGATCGCGCAGCGCTGGAAGTTCGACCGCGAGGCGTTGGACGAGTACTCGGCGACCTCGCACGCACGGGCAGCCGCCGCAGCCGGCGCCGGGCAGTTCGCCGACGAGATCGTGCCCGTCACGACCGGGTCGGCACGTCACGAGGTCGACGAGACCGTCCGCCCGACGACCACGGTCGAAGGGCTGGCCGGCCTGCGCTCGTCGTTCCGCAGCGACGAGTACGTGCAGCGCTTCCCCGAGCTGGAATGGCACATCACGCCCGGCAACTCCTCGCCGCTGAGCGACGGCGCCTCTGCCGCGCTCGTCGTGGCCGCCGACGTCGCCGAACGGCTGGGGCTGCGGCCGCGGGCCCGGGTCCACGCGACGGCCGTCTGCGGCGACGATCCGGTCCTCATGCTCATGGGCGTGGTGCCGGCGACCCGCAAGGCGCTCGACCGCGCCGGCCTGCAGCTCGACGACATCGACGCCTACGAGGTCAACGAGGCGTTCGCGCCCGTGCCGCTCGCGTGGGCGCGCGAGGTCGGTGCCGACCCCGCCCGGCTCAACCCCCGCGGCGGGGCCATCGCGCTCGGCCACCCGCTCGGCGCGTCCGGCACCCGGCTCATGGCCACGCTGCTCAACCACCTCGAGCAGACCGGCGGACGGTACGGGCTGCAGACCATGTGCGAGGGCGGCGGCATGGCCAACGCGACGATCGTCGAGCGGCTCTAA
- a CDS encoding 3-hydroxyacyl-CoA dehydrogenase: MRLDAGAALVTGGASGLGLATVERLAAAGADVVLLDLPSSAGIEVADRLGDRVRFAAADVTDEAAVTAALDAVAATGRPLRVVVNCAGIGPPAKVVSRRGPYPLELFRKIVEVNLIGTFNVVRLAAERILAEDRDGEERGVIVNTASVAAFDGQIGQAGYSASKAGIAGMTLPIARELAERQVRVVTIAPGLFETPLLASLPDEAKASLAEQVPHPSRLGRPDEYAMLVEHIVANPMLNGEVVRLDGSIRMGAR, translated from the coding sequence ATGCGCCTGGACGCTGGCGCCGCGCTCGTCACCGGTGGCGCGTCGGGCCTCGGTCTCGCCACCGTCGAGCGGCTCGCCGCCGCCGGGGCCGACGTGGTGCTGCTCGACCTGCCGTCCTCCGCCGGTATCGAGGTCGCCGACCGGCTCGGCGACCGGGTGCGGTTCGCCGCCGCCGACGTCACCGACGAGGCGGCCGTGACCGCCGCGCTCGACGCGGTCGCGGCCACCGGCCGGCCGCTGCGGGTCGTCGTCAACTGCGCGGGCATCGGGCCGCCGGCGAAGGTCGTGAGCCGGCGCGGCCCGTATCCGCTCGAGCTGTTCCGTAAGATCGTCGAGGTCAACCTGATCGGCACCTTCAACGTCGTCCGGCTCGCCGCGGAGCGCATCCTGGCCGAGGACCGCGACGGCGAGGAGCGCGGCGTCATCGTGAACACCGCGTCGGTGGCGGCCTTCGACGGCCAGATCGGGCAGGCCGGCTACTCGGCGTCCAAGGCCGGTATCGCCGGGATGACGCTGCCGATCGCGCGCGAGCTGGCCGAGCGGCAGGTGCGGGTCGTGACGATCGCGCCGGGGCTGTTCGAGACGCCGCTGCTCGCCTCCCTGCCCGACGAGGCCAAGGCGTCGCTGGCCGAGCAGGTGCCGCACCCGAGCCGGCTCGGCCGCCCCGACGAGTACGCGATGCTCGTCGAGCACATCGTCGCCAACCCGATGCTCAACGGCGAGGTCGTCCGGCTCGACGGGTCGATCCGGATGGGCGCGCGGTGA
- a CDS encoding ABC transporter permease, with the protein MVVIQLIILGLAAGAVYAVFADGLIAVYRATGIINFAHGAMAMWGAYVMSQLHSDSRLVFPVWSISLGDGPMGLWPAALIGLVNGVLLTLLCHYLVFRPLRKAPALSQVVASVGLLLFLQSLVALRFGTFTITMAPLVPNENVTVAGVSVSVVSATAVGAAAVICLALWAYFRFTKYGIATRAGAEEELGLRLLGFSPDRLALIIWILVGFSSNVIVILAGTLVGLDPNVYTFAVIPALAVALVGLLKSFWAGFAAGIALGGFQAYIMYLAANTWWPKWAKVGLTDAVPFLAIIVILFLFGKGIPARGRITEPRLSPVKVPAIKLPVAAVAIVVAVLAVTLTSGNYRYGIVTSMILTIMSLSYTVVTGYLGQISLAQTAFAGTAGFALSKVENELGVPFPLSIVLAVIVAALLGIVIGTPALRIRGAQLAVITLAAAIVVQQFVFNNNVFTPLKGNPLSGPKIFGLDLSVRSGTNVSRLQFGLFTLVVLVAVMVVVVLLLSGRTGQSFLAVRSNERAAASIGIDVSRTKLLGFAISSAVAGLGGCMLAYSSAQVEPGSFTVLVGLSLLATVYLGGIGSMSGAVLAGIIGPGGIVYMLLNQAVDLGTYYPMIAAALLVVTAILNPLGIAGGTRIMADQVLARLRGPGRPPTTGDAAGPVLRTTREEPAHVDAH; encoded by the coding sequence GTGGTTGTCATCCAGTTGATCATTCTCGGCCTGGCGGCCGGTGCGGTCTACGCGGTGTTCGCCGACGGACTGATCGCGGTCTACCGGGCGACGGGCATCATCAACTTCGCCCACGGCGCCATGGCGATGTGGGGCGCGTACGTGATGTCGCAGCTGCACTCGGACAGCCGGCTGGTGTTCCCGGTGTGGTCGATCAGCCTCGGCGACGGGCCGATGGGGCTCTGGCCGGCCGCGCTGATCGGGCTCGTCAACGGGGTGCTGCTCACGCTGCTGTGCCACTACCTGGTGTTCCGGCCGCTGCGCAAGGCGCCGGCGCTGTCGCAGGTGGTCGCCTCGGTCGGCCTGCTGCTGTTCCTGCAGTCGCTCGTCGCGCTGCGTTTCGGGACGTTCACCATCACGATGGCGCCGCTGGTGCCCAACGAGAACGTGACCGTGGCCGGGGTCAGCGTCTCGGTCGTCTCGGCCACCGCGGTGGGTGCGGCCGCGGTCATCTGCCTGGCGCTGTGGGCCTACTTCCGGTTCACGAAGTACGGCATCGCGACCCGGGCAGGCGCGGAGGAGGAGCTCGGGCTGCGGCTGCTCGGCTTCTCGCCCGACCGGCTGGCGCTCATCATCTGGATCCTCGTCGGCTTCTCGAGCAACGTCATCGTCATCCTGGCCGGGACGCTCGTCGGGCTCGACCCGAACGTGTACACCTTCGCCGTCATCCCCGCGCTCGCGGTGGCGCTGGTGGGGCTGCTGAAGTCGTTCTGGGCCGGGTTCGCGGCCGGCATCGCGCTCGGCGGTTTCCAGGCCTACATCATGTACCTGGCCGCCAACACCTGGTGGCCGAAGTGGGCCAAGGTCGGCCTCACCGACGCCGTCCCGTTCCTCGCGATCATCGTCATCCTCTTCCTGTTCGGGAAGGGCATCCCGGCCCGCGGGCGGATCACCGAGCCGCGGCTGTCGCCGGTGAAGGTCCCGGCCATCAAGCTGCCGGTTGCCGCGGTGGCGATCGTGGTCGCGGTGCTCGCGGTCACGCTCACGTCGGGCAACTACCGCTACGGCATCGTGACGTCGATGATCCTGACGATCATGTCGCTGTCGTACACGGTGGTCACCGGCTACCTCGGCCAGATCTCGCTGGCGCAGACGGCGTTCGCCGGCACCGCCGGGTTCGCGCTCTCCAAGGTCGAGAACGAGCTCGGCGTGCCGTTCCCGCTCTCGATCGTGCTCGCCGTGATCGTCGCCGCGCTGCTCGGCATCGTCATCGGCACGCCGGCCCTGCGAATCCGCGGCGCGCAGCTCGCCGTCATCACGCTGGCGGCGGCCATCGTGGTCCAGCAGTTCGTCTTCAACAACAACGTGTTCACGCCGCTGAAGGGCAATCCACTGTCCGGGCCGAAGATCTTCGGCCTCGACCTCAGCGTCCGCAGCGGCACCAACGTGTCGCGACTGCAGTTCGGGCTGTTCACCCTCGTGGTGCTCGTCGCCGTGATGGTCGTCGTGGTGCTGCTGCTCTCCGGCCGTACCGGCCAGTCCTTCCTCGCCGTCCGGTCCAACGAGCGGGCGGCCGCGTCCATCGGCATCGACGTCTCGCGCACCAAGCTGCTGGGCTTCGCCATCTCGTCGGCCGTCGCCGGTCTCGGCGGCTGCATGCTCGCCTACAGCAGCGCGCAGGTGGAGCCGGGCTCGTTCACCGTGCTGGTGGGGTTGTCGCTGCTCGCGACCGTCTACCTGGGCGGCATCGGCAGCATGAGCGGCGCCGTGCTCGCCGGCATCATCGGCCCCGGCGGCATCGTCTACATGCTGCTCAACCAGGCTGTCGACCTCGGCACCTACTACCCGATGATCGCGGCCGCCCTGCTCGTCGTCACGGCGATCCTCAACCCGCTCGGCATCGCGGGCGGCACCCGCATCATGGCCGACCAGGTCCTGGCGCGGCTGCGCGGCCCGGGCCGGCCACCGACCACCGGTGACGCGGCCGGCCCGGTTCTGCGCACCACCCGGGAGGAGCCGGCCCATGTCGACGCCCACTGA
- a CDS encoding HNH endonuclease signature motif containing protein has product MNTFVDELVPVDLARCDDDVLLESWRELERTRNRLAAMEHRFVAEAERRGLPFTYGARNIAAFVRGLLRVHPHEAVARVRAASAAAPMTTLTGETVPAPFPVVAAAQAAGSISPRHAAVVVQTVDALPEAVQAEHGARVEAELVDYATQFDPFELGRIAARIRAVLDQDGALCDVAYRERHRDLTIRQRPDGSASISGEATAELAERLLTVLDALAAPRPAEGGVRDPRTAGQRRHDGLLDSLDLVQRAELLPTVAGISTTVLLTTTTDNWSSGDGVATTGHGAIVPTQEAIRIAGGDTRAMTIQLDEHGAVTGHTDARRLFTETQRLAMIARDGGCTFPGCEVPPAWCQAHHVIDHANGGRTTIANGALVCGRHHREHTRQGWRSVIRDGRPAWIPPPWLDPTRTPRSNSRPG; this is encoded by the coding sequence GTGAACACATTCGTCGACGAGCTGGTGCCGGTCGATCTGGCGCGCTGCGACGACGACGTCCTGTTGGAGTCGTGGCGGGAGTTGGAGCGCACGCGCAACCGGCTCGCGGCGATGGAGCACCGGTTCGTCGCCGAGGCCGAGCGGCGGGGGTTGCCGTTCACGTACGGCGCGCGGAACATCGCCGCGTTCGTGCGGGGCCTGCTGCGAGTGCACCCGCACGAGGCGGTCGCGCGGGTGCGGGCGGCCTCGGCCGCTGCGCCGATGACGACGCTGACGGGTGAGACGGTGCCGGCGCCGTTCCCGGTGGTGGCGGCGGCGCAGGCCGCCGGGTCGATCTCACCCCGGCACGCCGCCGTCGTCGTGCAGACCGTCGACGCGCTGCCCGAGGCGGTGCAGGCCGAGCACGGCGCCCGCGTCGAGGCCGAGTTGGTCGACTACGCGACCCAGTTCGATCCGTTCGAGCTGGGCAGGATCGCGGCCCGCATCCGTGCCGTGCTGGATCAGGACGGTGCGTTGTGCGACGTCGCCTACCGCGAGCGGCACCGGGACCTGACGATCCGGCAGCGCCCGGACGGCTCGGCGTCGATCAGCGGCGAGGCCACCGCCGAGCTCGCCGAACGGCTGCTCACCGTGCTGGACGCGTTGGCCGCGCCGAGACCGGCCGAAGGCGGGGTGCGGGATCCGCGCACCGCGGGGCAGCGCCGCCACGACGGGCTCCTCGACTCGCTCGACCTGGTGCAGCGGGCTGAACTGCTCCCCACGGTGGCGGGCATCTCGACCACCGTGCTGCTCACCACGACGACCGACAACTGGTCGAGCGGTGACGGTGTCGCGACCACCGGTCACGGCGCGATCGTCCCGACCCAGGAGGCGATCCGGATCGCCGGCGGCGACACCCGGGCGATGACGATTCAGCTCGACGAGCACGGCGCGGTCACCGGCCATACCGATGCACGACGGCTGTTCACCGAGACCCAGCGCCTCGCCATGATCGCCCGCGACGGCGGCTGCACCTTCCCCGGCTGCGAAGTCCCCCCGGCCTGGTGCCAAGCCCACCACGTGATCGACCACGCGAACGGCGGCCGGACCACCATCGCCAACGGCGCCCTCGTCTGCGGCCGCCACCACCGCGAACACACTCGTCAAGGCTGGCGATCCGTCATACGAGACGGCCGCCCCGCCTGGATCCCCCCACCCTGGCTCGACCCCACCCGCACGCCCCGCAGCAACTCCCGCCCCGGCTGA
- a CDS encoding ABC transporter ATP-binding protein, with protein sequence MSTPTDDARPLVVESSDIPERAAPVLETTGLSVHYGGVAANRDVSISVRPGEVVGLIGPNGAGKTSFVDAVTGFASYSGSVRLAGEVIDGLPSYARRRAGLARTWQAGELFDQLTVAENLELVVEPGGIGAVLRDVLGRRSSRRRVTEQVRDVLEMTELTDVADRVPSELSLGLQKLVGVARAVASDAKVLLLDEPAAGLSSSESQEFGRSLQKFVDRGIGILMIDHDMDLIMNYTHRLFVLNFGSIIAEGDPAQIRDDPAVISAYLGATESEEQRHHG encoded by the coding sequence ATGTCGACGCCCACTGACGACGCCCGACCGCTCGTGGTCGAGTCGTCCGACATCCCCGAGCGCGCGGCGCCGGTGCTCGAGACCACCGGGCTGAGCGTCCACTACGGCGGTGTCGCCGCCAACCGGGACGTCTCCATCAGCGTCCGTCCCGGGGAGGTGGTCGGCCTCATCGGCCCGAACGGCGCCGGCAAGACCAGCTTCGTGGACGCCGTCACCGGGTTCGCCTCGTACTCGGGGTCGGTGCGGCTCGCCGGCGAGGTGATCGACGGCCTGCCGAGCTACGCACGGCGGCGGGCCGGTCTCGCCCGCACGTGGCAGGCGGGGGAGCTGTTCGACCAGCTGACCGTCGCCGAGAACCTCGAGCTGGTGGTCGAGCCGGGCGGTATCGGCGCGGTGCTGCGCGACGTCCTCGGTCGGCGCAGCAGCCGGCGGCGCGTCACCGAGCAGGTGCGCGACGTGCTCGAGATGACCGAGCTGACCGACGTCGCCGACCGCGTGCCCTCCGAGCTCTCGCTCGGCCTGCAAAAGCTGGTCGGGGTCGCCCGGGCCGTGGCGTCGGACGCGAAGGTGCTGCTGCTGGACGAGCCGGCGGCCGGGCTGTCGTCGTCGGAGAGCCAGGAGTTCGGCCGGAGTCTGCAGAAGTTCGTCGACCGCGGCATCGGGATCCTCATGATCGACCACGACATGGACCTGATCATGAACTACACGCACCGGCTGTTCGTCCTCAACTTCGGGTCGATCATCGCCGAGGGCGATCCGGCGCAGATCCGTGACGATCCGGCCGTCATCAGCGCCTACCTGGGCGCCACCGAGTCCGAGGAGCAACGTCACCATGGCTGA
- a CDS encoding ABC transporter ATP-binding protein produces the protein MAEGLRIEGLTAGYAGIAAVRDVSLTVAPGEVVALLGPNGAGKSTTLLSAIGALAPMGGRVLFDGQDITGRTPDAVSRLGLALVPDSRGIFFDLTVRDHFRLAAPKGDKAAVEAMLDRFGALRGLMDRRAGLLSGGEQQMLALAKAFVTKPSVLMVDEMSLGLAPLIVQSLMPIMRRAAEEEGMGILLVEQHIEMALKVADRGIVLNRGAVRFEGPARELLTNRADVEASYMARA, from the coding sequence ATGGCTGAGGGCCTGCGCATCGAAGGACTCACCGCCGGGTACGCCGGCATCGCCGCGGTGCGCGACGTGAGCCTCACCGTCGCCCCGGGCGAGGTCGTCGCCCTGCTCGGCCCCAACGGCGCCGGCAAGTCGACGACGCTGCTCAGCGCGATCGGCGCGCTGGCGCCGATGGGTGGGCGGGTGCTGTTCGACGGTCAGGACATCACCGGCCGCACCCCCGACGCCGTCAGCAGGCTCGGGCTGGCGCTCGTCCCCGACAGCCGCGGCATCTTCTTCGACCTGACCGTGCGCGACCACTTCCGCCTCGCCGCGCCCAAGGGCGACAAGGCGGCGGTCGAGGCGATGCTCGACCGGTTCGGGGCGCTGCGCGGTCTCATGGACCGGCGGGCCGGGCTGCTCTCCGGCGGCGAGCAGCAGATGCTGGCGCTCGCCAAGGCGTTCGTCACCAAGCCGTCGGTGCTCATGGTCGACGAGATGAGCCTCGGGCTCGCGCCGCTCATCGTGCAGTCGCTGATGCCGATCATGCGGCGCGCGGCCGAGGAGGAGGGCATGGGCATCCTGCTCGTCGAGCAGCACATCGAGATGGCGCTCAAGGTCGCCGACCGCGGCATCGTCCTCAACCGCGGCGCGGTCCGCTTCGAGGGTCCCGCCCGCGAGCTGCTGACCAACCGCGCCGACGTCGAGGCGTCCTACATGGCGCGAGCCTGA